DNA from Desulfuromonas sp.:
GTTCGGTGTACGTCTGCTTGCACGACCTTCATCGAAGCTACCGTGGCGGTCTCCACCTGCGGTTCGGCCACTAAATAAATAACCGTTGCTCACCTGAACCGGAAAACGGACCCGTCAAGGTCCGTTTTCCGGTTCAAGCCCGATCCCGCCTTCCCTCGACCGGGACCGCCCGAGTGGAGACGAGGGAAAGACCTGTTCCCATACCCCTCCAAACCAACTATAATAAATGTCAAACTCCCTTTTTCAGAGCCATGAAATACTTTTCCGACATCTCCGACTTCCGCAGACAAATCGGCGCCCGGCGCCATCCAGTTGTCTGGATGTGTATGCTCCTCCTGCTCCTTCCAGCGTGCAAGGGCCCGGAGCGAATCGCGCCACTGGCGCCCGGTGCGGTCGTCCTCGCCTTTGGCGACAGCCTGACCTATGGCACCGGCGCCAAAGAGGAGGCATCCTACCCCGCCGTCCTGAAGGCGCTCACCGGCTTCACCGTGGTCAACGCCGGCGTACCGGGGGAGATCTCTGCCGAGGGGCTGCGCCGACTCCCCGCTCTGCTGAAGGCGCACCGGCCCCAGCTGGTGGTCCTCTGCCACGGGGGCAACGACTTTCTGCGCCGCCTCGATCCCCGGCAGACCGAGGCCAACCTGCAGAAGATGGTGGAACTGGCCCGCGCCCACGGGGCCGACGTGGTCCTGGTCGGAG
Protein-coding regions in this window:
- a CDS encoding arylesterase, whose translation is MKYFSDISDFRRQIGARRHPVVWMCMLLLLLPACKGPERIAPLAPGAVVLAFGDSLTYGTGAKEEASYPAVLKALTGFTVVNAGVPGEISAEGLRRLPALLKAHRPQLVVLCHGGNDFLRRLDPRQTEANLQKMVELARAHGADVVLVGVPQFGLFPRAAPFYESVAEKHRLPYAEEILTDILTERSLKSDPIHPNAEGYRQLAEALTALIRKAQGG